A single window of Halodesulfovibrio sp. DNA harbors:
- the tsaD gene encoding tRNA (adenosine(37)-N6)-threonylcarbamoyltransferase complex transferase subunit TsaD, translating to MLTLGIESSCDETAFALVQDGKLLDSVISTQIDIHALFGGVVPEIASREHYRLIGHLYDSLLAKTGIDAEQIDNVAVSRGPGLLGSLLVGVGFAKGLVAGTTKKLIGVNHLHAHLLAAGLEQDIEFPALGLLVSGGHTQIFLIRAADDFVELGKTLDDAAGEAFDKVAKMLNMPYPGGKYIDQLGKLAEPDTKRFTRPYLDNTNLNFSFSGLKTALNLYIEAHSHLKLPSLNDVGELFNGNRDVAELAELCASFNFTVADTLRVKMQRAITQRKEAGDAVKSIIVAGGVAANSMIRETMAEVAEKNKLTFTLPSFALCTDNASMVAYMGEQLVAKGYSHGLDLDAIPRGRKIPQDYLHSLC from the coding sequence ATGTTAACGTTAGGTATTGAGTCCTCGTGTGATGAAACCGCATTTGCACTTGTTCAGGACGGAAAACTGCTCGATAGTGTTATTTCGACACAAATAGATATTCATGCATTATTTGGTGGTGTAGTTCCAGAGATTGCATCCCGCGAACATTACCGTCTGATAGGGCATTTATACGATTCTTTACTTGCCAAAACTGGGATTGATGCAGAACAAATAGATAATGTTGCAGTATCAAGAGGTCCCGGCTTGCTCGGAAGCTTGCTGGTTGGTGTCGGCTTTGCCAAAGGGCTTGTGGCTGGTACAACAAAGAAGCTGATTGGTGTTAACCACCTGCATGCACATTTGCTTGCCGCAGGATTAGAACAGGACATTGAGTTTCCTGCATTGGGGCTGCTGGTATCCGGCGGACACACCCAAATATTCCTCATCCGCGCAGCTGATGATTTTGTTGAACTAGGTAAGACTCTTGATGATGCCGCAGGTGAGGCTTTTGATAAGGTCGCAAAGATGTTGAATATGCCATATCCGGGAGGCAAGTACATTGACCAGTTGGGCAAACTTGCAGAGCCGGATACGAAACGATTTACACGACCATACCTTGACAATACAAATCTAAACTTTAGTTTCAGTGGGTTAAAGACCGCATTGAATTTGTATATTGAAGCTCATTCACACTTAAAGCTTCCGAGCTTGAATGATGTAGGTGAGTTGTTCAATGGAAACCGTGATGTAGCAGAGCTTGCTGAACTTTGCGCATCTTTCAACTTTACGGTTGCGGATACGTTACGGGTTAAAATGCAACGTGCCATTACCCAGCGAAAAGAAGCTGGGGATGCGGTTAAGAGCATAATTGTTGCCGGTGGAGTTGCTGCAAACAGTATGATTCGCGAAACGATGGCGGAAGTGGCAGAAAAAAATAAACTTACGTTCACGTTGCCTTCGTTTGCTTTGTGCACTGATAACGCTTCAATGGTTGCGTATATGGGTGAACAACTGGTTGCAAAAGGGTACTCTCACGGGCTGGATTTAGACGCTATCCCTCGTGGTAGAAAGATTCCGCAGGACTATCTGCATAGTTTGTGTTAG
- a CDS encoding multidrug efflux SMR transporter, with protein MTAYANLLAAIVLEVIATSALKASNGFAKLGPSLIVIVGYVASFYLFSMVLKTMSVGVAYAIWCGLGIVLVTLVSIFLYDQVPDLPAVLGMFLILLGVCVINYFSKTIMH; from the coding sequence ATGACAGCTTACGCAAATCTTCTTGCAGCAATTGTGCTAGAAGTTATAGCAACTAGTGCCTTAAAGGCGTCAAACGGTTTTGCAAAGTTGGGACCAAGCCTTATTGTTATCGTTGGATATGTCGCTAGTTTTTATCTTTTTTCTATGGTGCTTAAAACAATGTCTGTAGGTGTGGCATACGCTATATGGTGTGGATTAGGCATTGTTTTGGTCACATTAGTTAGTATTTTTTTGTATGACCAAGTTCCAGATCTTCCAGCTGTTTTGGGAATGTTCTTAATCCTTCTGGGTGTATGTGTGATTAACTACTTTTCAAAAACTATTATGCACTAA
- a CDS encoding S24 family peptidase encodes MIEFEVFFTRVRQATSIATQHDLAKALGVNRSAITQAKRRNSIPQKWVLALSRSFQLSADWLEFGVGKPEVVPTSFVQEHTATCTVPKVYARLCAGGGSFEIEATPIEEHIFKQSWLEKKGTPSAMVLMDVTGDSMEPFICQGDTVLVDQSQTTIHPNTIYAVGIEDSIMIKRVLTTQHNVTLTSDNSAYSPIELQGDELLSFRIIGKIVWSSRDY; translated from the coding sequence ATGATTGAATTTGAAGTCTTTTTTACTCGCGTCCGGCAAGCGACTTCAATTGCGACGCAACACGATTTGGCAAAAGCCCTTGGCGTAAATCGCTCTGCTATCACACAAGCTAAGCGAAGAAATTCTATTCCACAAAAATGGGTTCTGGCACTATCGCGTTCTTTTCAACTTTCTGCCGATTGGCTCGAATTTGGTGTTGGGAAGCCGGAGGTAGTGCCCACCTCCTTCGTGCAAGAACACACAGCCACCTGCACAGTTCCGAAGGTGTATGCAAGACTATGTGCAGGCGGAGGCTCTTTTGAAATAGAAGCTACTCCCATTGAAGAACATATTTTCAAGCAGTCATGGCTAGAAAAAAAGGGTACTCCTTCAGCAATGGTACTTATGGATGTAACTGGTGACAGCATGGAGCCGTTTATCTGCCAAGGCGATACTGTTCTTGTCGACCAGTCGCAAACGACGATTCATCCAAACACAATTTATGCAGTCGGCATTGAGGATTCCATTATGATTAAACGAGTTCTCACAACGCAGCATAACGTTACCCTTACAAGTGACAATTCAGCATACTCACCAATCGAACTGCAAGGGGATGAACTACTGTCCTTCCGCATTATCGGGAAAATAGTTTGGTCTTCTAGAGACTACTAA
- the mutS gene encoding DNA mismatch repair protein MutS — MTANRPPKLTPMLEQYLHIKDQYPQCLLFYRMGDFYELFFEDAEIAARDLQITLTSRSNSNSEFRIPMCGVPYHAVETYLPKILAKGHNVAICEQVEDPREAKGLVKREVKRILTPGTVVEDVNLIAKGHNFLGALYWDAKNNQGGLAWVDYSTGDWSGMQLKKQADLWQWAQKMGPRELIIPEELTPPPSFALTETIVLKKPVKAFFDLKRSTEKILASQNIAELGALGLEKSNELVRSCGALLTYLKQTQKSELTHLSRFKPLNLSKHLILDDITERNLELFKTLDGRKGLGTLWQVLDHTLTPMGGRLLAERMRHPWRDITSIIETQNAVEYFFVNDNLRKEIRTALDLVYDLERLSTRIQLNRAAPKDFVALRQSIGTLPTVREVLSKVQAGSDYTTMDEEQQLTLPPWLTKLLKHWDDLADYHELLDKAFVDNPPNLITEGGLFKHGFHNELNELIELSEHGESKLEELLQSEQEATGIQKMKLKYNRVFGYFFDVPKGSVANVPDYFVRRQTLANSERYSTPKLKELEEKLLAATDKRKSLEYKLFQKMRDTMAEARSRLLFMADLLAGLDYWQSLAEAARKWNWARPALHNETHISIKDGRHPVVEAVQGSSNFIPNDLRVDDKRKLLLITGPNMAGKSTVLRQMAIICILAQMGSYVPAREATIGIADRIFSRVGASDNLAQGQSTFMVEMMETARILRQATKRSLIILDEIGRGTSTFDGLSLAWAVVEELCRKSKGIRTLFATHYHELTGLEGKIAGVHNMNIAIKEWGGEIVFLRRLVPGPSDRSYGIEVANLAGVPANVVKRAKEILALLESNSQGSSQTQATAMASLLPGMPETPVKNKAAKTPPVSTEPVDHPLLTALKDLDTDNMTPMDALKQLTEWKLLWGEQNDAN, encoded by the coding sequence ATGACTGCAAATCGTCCTCCAAAATTGACCCCGATGCTGGAGCAGTATCTCCACATCAAAGATCAATACCCACAATGCCTCCTGTTCTACCGCATGGGAGATTTTTACGAGCTTTTCTTCGAAGATGCAGAAATTGCCGCACGCGATCTTCAAATCACTCTTACGAGTAGAAGCAATTCTAACTCCGAATTTCGCATTCCAATGTGCGGCGTACCGTATCACGCTGTAGAAACGTACTTGCCTAAAATTTTAGCTAAGGGGCACAACGTTGCAATTTGCGAGCAAGTTGAAGACCCTCGCGAAGCGAAAGGACTTGTAAAACGAGAAGTTAAGCGCATTTTGACTCCCGGCACTGTGGTGGAAGATGTAAACCTGATTGCAAAAGGACATAACTTCCTTGGTGCCCTGTACTGGGATGCCAAAAACAATCAAGGTGGGCTTGCATGGGTCGATTACTCCACTGGTGACTGGTCAGGAATGCAGCTGAAAAAGCAAGCTGACCTATGGCAGTGGGCACAAAAAATGGGACCACGCGAACTCATTATTCCAGAAGAGCTTACCCCGCCTCCATCGTTTGCTCTTACAGAAACGATTGTTCTTAAAAAGCCGGTGAAAGCTTTCTTTGATTTGAAACGCAGCACCGAAAAGATTTTAGCCTCCCAAAACATCGCTGAGCTAGGTGCATTAGGGCTTGAAAAAAGCAACGAGCTTGTAAGATCATGTGGTGCTCTGCTCACATATCTCAAGCAAACACAAAAAAGCGAGTTGACACATCTTTCCAGATTCAAGCCACTGAATCTTTCTAAGCATCTTATCTTAGATGACATTACCGAGCGCAATCTAGAGTTGTTCAAAACTCTTGATGGCAGAAAGGGACTCGGAACCCTCTGGCAAGTTTTAGATCACACACTTACGCCAATGGGTGGTCGCCTTTTAGCGGAACGAATGCGGCATCCGTGGCGCGACATTACATCAATCATTGAAACGCAAAATGCGGTTGAATACTTTTTCGTTAACGACAATTTGCGCAAAGAAATCCGTACCGCACTTGATCTGGTATACGACCTTGAACGCCTCAGCACCCGTATCCAGTTAAACCGCGCTGCGCCTAAAGATTTTGTTGCACTACGACAAAGCATCGGCACGTTGCCTACTGTACGCGAAGTACTGTCAAAAGTTCAGGCAGGTTCCGACTATACTACCATGGACGAGGAACAACAGCTAACGCTCCCGCCGTGGCTCACTAAATTACTCAAACATTGGGATGACCTTGCTGATTATCACGAACTGCTCGACAAAGCATTTGTGGATAATCCACCGAACCTCATTACCGAGGGAGGTCTTTTCAAGCATGGATTCCATAACGAACTCAATGAGCTTATAGAGTTGAGCGAACATGGAGAATCCAAACTTGAGGAATTGCTTCAGTCCGAACAGGAAGCTACCGGCATTCAAAAAATGAAGCTGAAATACAACCGTGTGTTTGGATACTTTTTTGATGTGCCAAAAGGCTCCGTTGCAAACGTGCCTGACTATTTTGTACGCCGTCAGACTCTCGCAAACTCAGAACGCTATTCAACCCCAAAGCTTAAAGAGCTGGAAGAAAAACTCCTTGCCGCGACGGACAAGCGTAAGAGTCTTGAATACAAACTTTTCCAGAAAATGCGAGATACTATGGCGGAAGCCCGCTCCCGTCTGCTGTTTATGGCAGATTTACTCGCAGGATTAGATTACTGGCAAAGTCTGGCAGAAGCTGCACGCAAATGGAATTGGGCACGCCCTGCTTTGCATAATGAAACCCACATTTCAATTAAAGATGGTCGGCATCCTGTTGTAGAAGCTGTGCAAGGAAGTTCCAACTTTATTCCTAACGATCTGCGAGTGGACGACAAGCGTAAACTCCTTCTCATCACCGGTCCCAACATGGCTGGTAAATCTACCGTGCTCAGGCAAATGGCAATCATTTGCATTCTGGCGCAAATGGGTTCGTATGTCCCTGCGCGGGAAGCAACTATCGGCATTGCAGATAGAATATTTTCTCGTGTCGGAGCATCTGACAATCTTGCTCAGGGACAATCCACGTTCATGGTAGAAATGATGGAAACAGCGAGGATCTTACGACAGGCGACAAAACGGAGCTTAATTATCCTTGATGAAATCGGGCGTGGAACCTCAACATTCGATGGGCTTTCTTTAGCTTGGGCTGTTGTTGAGGAGTTGTGCCGCAAGTCGAAAGGTATCCGGACATTATTTGCGACTCACTACCACGAACTTACTGGACTTGAAGGAAAAATTGCCGGAGTCCACAACATGAATATCGCCATTAAAGAATGGGGCGGTGAAATTGTTTTTCTTCGCCGTCTTGTGCCGGGACCTTCTGACAGAAGCTATGGCATTGAAGTTGCGAACCTTGCAGGAGTACCTGCTAATGTTGTAAAAAGGGCAAAGGAGATTCTTGCGTTACTTGAAAGCAACTCTCAAGGCTCCAGCCAAACACAAGCAACAGCCATGGCAAGTCTGCTACCTGGTATGCCGGAAACTCCGGTAAAAAATAAAGCTGCAAAAACTCCACCTGTAAGCACAGAGCCTGTCGACCACCCTTTGCTTACAGCTTTGAAAGACCTTGATACTGACAACATGACTCCAATGGATGCTTTAAAACAACTTACAGAGTGGAAACTCTTGTGGGGAGAACAAAATGACGCCAATTAA
- a CDS encoding LapA family protein, giving the protein MRFIKVLLLVVVFFLCMVFFQQNTAELSQVITLKIDLLYKSWETIPLPIYFLILGAFVFGAFAVTFFFMLERVRLGSAVRKARKQVKKLEKEVNALRTNPLDEKANLPEIEPESEGTPEKDTEA; this is encoded by the coding sequence ATGCGTTTTATTAAGGTGCTTTTGCTTGTTGTTGTATTCTTCCTCTGTATGGTTTTCTTCCAGCAGAATACAGCAGAACTGTCTCAGGTTATCACTCTGAAGATTGATCTGCTGTACAAATCTTGGGAAACCATTCCACTTCCAATCTACTTTCTCATTCTGGGTGCTTTTGTTTTTGGTGCCTTTGCTGTTACTTTCTTCTTCATGCTCGAACGTGTTCGTCTCGGTTCCGCCGTTCGCAAAGCACGCAAGCAAGTTAAAAAACTTGAAAAAGAAGTAAATGCTCTTCGCACAAACCCTCTTGATGAAAAAGCAAATCTGCCTGAGATTGAGCCTGAATCTGAAGGTACCCCGGAAAAAGACACTGAGGCGTAA
- the trxB gene encoding thioredoxin-disulfide reductase encodes MKKYDCFVIGGGPAGMTAALYLLRSGVTVAMAEKLTPGGQVLQTEEVENYPGFPKGIKGYELADVFAEHLEGYELDRYTEPVTSLQHAHGANKLKVGDQEIIARSIIICTGARYKKLGLPNEEFLTGKGVSYCALCDGNFFRNQTVAVVGGGNSALEESLYLAKLVKKLYLIHRREGFRAAKYYQDKIKASPVIEIVKNTIVKELHGENGLTGVLVKNLKTEKEEVVPVDGLFVFVGYEPNKELLPEGLQTDEIGFILTDIEMRTNLPGIFAAGDCRAKQCRQVTTAVGDGATAANSAFLYLEQLNA; translated from the coding sequence ATGAAAAAATACGATTGCTTTGTAATCGGGGGCGGTCCGGCTGGAATGACGGCCGCCCTTTATCTTCTTAGGTCGGGGGTAACAGTGGCGATGGCTGAAAAGCTGACGCCCGGCGGACAAGTTCTGCAGACCGAGGAAGTAGAGAATTACCCGGGCTTTCCTAAAGGCATTAAAGGCTATGAACTCGCAGATGTTTTTGCAGAGCATCTTGAGGGATACGAGTTGGATCGCTACACAGAGCCGGTAACCTCTCTCCAGCATGCACATGGCGCGAATAAACTGAAAGTGGGCGATCAAGAAATTATTGCTCGTTCCATCATTATTTGCACTGGTGCCCGTTACAAAAAGCTTGGTCTCCCCAATGAAGAATTTTTGACAGGCAAAGGCGTATCTTATTGCGCTTTATGTGACGGTAACTTTTTTAGAAACCAGACTGTTGCTGTTGTCGGTGGCGGAAACTCCGCTTTGGAGGAGTCTCTTTATCTGGCAAAGCTGGTTAAAAAGTTGTATCTCATTCACAGACGTGAAGGCTTCCGTGCTGCAAAGTACTATCAGGATAAAATTAAAGCTTCTCCAGTTATCGAAATTGTTAAAAACACCATTGTTAAAGAATTGCATGGTGAAAATGGGTTAACTGGAGTTCTTGTAAAAAATTTGAAAACAGAAAAAGAGGAAGTAGTTCCTGTTGATGGTCTGTTTGTTTTTGTTGGCTATGAGCCAAACAAAGAATTGCTGCCGGAAGGTTTGCAAACAGATGAGATAGGTTTTATTTTGACCGATATTGAAATGCGCACCAACTTGCCGGGTATTTTTGCTGCCGGTGATTGCAGGGCAAAACAATGTCGACAGGTTACAACTGCTGTTGGTGATGGTGCCACAGCAGCCAACTCCGCTTTCCTCTATTTGGAACAACTCAATGCGTAG
- the trxA gene encoding thioredoxin, with amino-acid sequence MAAQVTDSNFEAEILESKIPALVDFWAPWCGPCRAMGPVIDELAAEYEGQVRIVKMNVDENPGTPSKYGIRAIPTIILFKDGEVLEQVTGAVSKSSIQDMITKKALG; translated from the coding sequence ATGGCTGCTCAAGTAACAGATAGCAATTTTGAAGCTGAAATTCTCGAATCTAAGATTCCTGCTCTGGTGGACTTCTGGGCTCCTTGGTGTGGCCCTTGCCGTGCTATGGGACCAGTAATCGACGAGCTTGCTGCTGAATATGAAGGCCAGGTTCGTATCGTAAAAATGAATGTTGATGAAAACCCTGGTACTCCAAGCAAGTATGGCATTCGTGCTATTCCTACCATCATCCTTTTCAAAGATGGTGAAGTGCTCGAGCAAGTAACCGGCGCAGTTTCTAAAAGCAGCATTCAAGATATGATTACCAAGAAGGCTCTTGGCTAA
- a CDS encoding outer membrane protein assembly factor BamD — MRRKFLRFLAILPLLSVLSGCGIIDYFYLPPPEDTAQEIFEAGNDAMRDKNYAQAKEYFTTLKDKYPFSPYAVEAELSLADAYFLDADYLLAVDAYKEFESLHPRHKAIPYVLFQIGKAHMDSFVSIDRPQDNVAEAYEYLTRLKESYPGTEYAEKATALMQEARKLMAAHEVYVADFYWRRESYGSAYERYKFVLENFKDVPDFQEYVKERARLSYLKKAEQEAELLRKDREGSWKDYFEWL, encoded by the coding sequence ATGCGTAGAAAGTTTCTTCGTTTTTTAGCCATTCTTCCACTGCTCAGTGTTTTGTCTGGCTGTGGTATTATTGACTATTTTTATCTTCCACCACCTGAGGATACTGCTCAGGAAATATTTGAAGCTGGCAACGATGCCATGCGTGATAAAAATTACGCACAGGCTAAAGAGTATTTCACAACTCTCAAAGATAAATATCCGTTCAGCCCATATGCCGTGGAAGCAGAACTTTCTTTGGCGGATGCGTACTTCCTTGATGCAGATTATCTGTTGGCAGTGGATGCATACAAGGAATTTGAATCATTGCATCCGCGTCATAAAGCGATTCCGTACGTATTGTTCCAGATCGGAAAGGCGCACATGGATAGCTTTGTTTCAATCGACCGTCCGCAAGACAACGTTGCAGAAGCATATGAGTATCTTACTCGTCTTAAAGAGTCATATCCGGGGACGGAGTATGCAGAAAAAGCTACTGCATTGATGCAGGAAGCTAGAAAGCTTATGGCGGCGCATGAAGTCTATGTTGCAGATTTTTACTGGCGGCGCGAAAGCTACGGTTCTGCATACGAACGTTATAAGTTTGTACTTGAGAACTTTAAGGACGTTCCTGACTTCCAAGAGTACGTAAAAGAACGTGCTCGACTTTCCTACCTTAAAAAGGCTGAACAAGAGGCAGAGCTTCTTCGTAAAGACCGTGAAGGTTCTTGGAAAGATTATTTCGAATGGCTGTAA
- a CDS encoding TIGR00725 family protein → MQQYRPRIAIIGSGTGSKSICKTAYDIGLLLAQHGYEIVCGGLGGAMEAACKGSYDGNGVSIGILPGAELTAANPFVTVPIATGLGNMRNALVVGNAAAVIAVDGEWGTLSEIALAMKTGKTIISIGRWNNLDGVIPVASAKEAIATVIRLFPTHFESN, encoded by the coding sequence ATGCAACAATACCGCCCACGCATCGCAATTATTGGTTCAGGTACTGGCTCAAAGTCCATATGCAAAACTGCGTATGACATAGGCTTGTTGCTTGCACAACACGGATATGAGATTGTATGTGGAGGACTAGGCGGTGCTATGGAAGCTGCCTGCAAAGGCTCTTATGACGGAAATGGCGTCAGTATCGGGATATTGCCGGGAGCCGAACTTACAGCAGCAAACCCCTTTGTCACTGTTCCTATAGCAACGGGGCTTGGCAATATGCGAAATGCGCTTGTTGTAGGTAATGCAGCCGCTGTTATAGCAGTTGATGGAGAATGGGGAACGCTATCCGAAATTGCGCTGGCTATGAAAACCGGCAAAACAATTATTTCTATAGGACGCTGGAACAATTTAGACGGGGTTATCCCTGTTGCTTCTGCAAAAGAAGCCATTGCAACAGTTATACGCCTTTTCCCGACTCATTTTGAAAGCAATTAG
- a CDS encoding tetratricopeptide repeat protein, whose translation MLSRLIPTKRKPVFATLETPHGERDTKETIAELSRAVRNDPDAVEIYIALGNLYRTQGDIERAVQLRNNLIARPGLNEEFRVRAFLELGHDYRRGGFMDRALQSFERARKLAGDTEEILQSLAVLYAEVGNFIDASKLYGKLGHKIGQSHYMVMHGEELLALGRENEAKKAFNKALRIYKGSVEAWIARFTLAAQKCEHRKCSSILKDGLASITPSMRFLLLEHIYTSLDEYAASCGDDFATKLCNIVVEALDTQEPDIILQYYCARFYLYDGNIEEANAWLAKTMVLNPNFWAARMELLSFAMNEQPLSPVFKNQLGFFVNQIGNVKRFVCSHCGIRRFETFYSCPKCRNWHTAAFRIYLQD comes from the coding sequence ATGCTGAGTCGATTGATTCCCACTAAACGGAAACCTGTTTTTGCTACGCTCGAAACACCACACGGTGAACGTGATACCAAAGAAACTATCGCGGAACTGTCAAGAGCAGTCCGCAATGACCCCGACGCAGTCGAGATTTACATAGCACTTGGTAACCTGTACCGCACTCAGGGTGATATTGAGCGAGCCGTACAACTGCGTAACAATCTTATTGCGCGTCCCGGACTTAATGAGGAATTTAGAGTTCGAGCTTTTCTTGAACTCGGTCATGACTACCGTCGTGGCGGCTTTATGGACAGAGCCTTACAATCCTTTGAACGTGCAAGAAAACTTGCTGGTGACACAGAAGAGATCCTTCAATCTCTCGCTGTTTTGTATGCAGAAGTTGGTAACTTTATTGATGCTTCAAAACTATACGGAAAACTCGGTCACAAGATTGGGCAATCCCACTATATGGTTATGCATGGAGAAGAGTTACTAGCACTTGGTCGTGAAAATGAAGCAAAAAAAGCTTTCAACAAAGCACTTCGAATATATAAAGGCTCTGTTGAAGCATGGATTGCCAGATTCACACTTGCTGCTCAAAAGTGCGAACACCGCAAGTGCAGTTCTATTTTAAAGGATGGATTAGCCAGCATTACTCCGAGTATGCGTTTCTTGTTGCTCGAACATATCTATACGTCTCTTGATGAATATGCAGCTTCTTGCGGCGATGACTTTGCCACTAAGCTATGCAACATAGTGGTTGAAGCTCTCGATACGCAAGAACCGGATATTATCCTCCAGTACTACTGTGCACGTTTCTATCTCTATGATGGAAATATTGAAGAGGCAAATGCATGGCTTGCTAAAACCATGGTGCTGAATCCTAATTTTTGGGCAGCCCGCATGGAGCTTTTAAGTTTTGCAATGAACGAGCAGCCCCTATCGCCAGTGTTCAAAAACCAGCTTGGCTTCTTTGTAAATCAAATTGGTAATGTTAAGCGTTTTGTATGCAGCCACTGTGGCATACGGCGCTTCGAAACATTTTACAGCTGCCCCAAGTGTCGAAATTGGCACACCGCGGCATTCAGAATTTATCTTCAGGACTAA
- a CDS encoding HIT domain-containing protein, translating to MQHMWAPWRIDYILGPKPDTCVFCIPEHTDEDEERLILYRGEKNFIIMNKYPYNVGHIMVMPYEHTNCITKLAANVTHELMDLLQLSTTIVKKTFNPTGINIGLNLGTSAGAGIREHLHYHIVPRWDGDSSFMATFADVRLISEHLQGTYAKLKPHFDALP from the coding sequence ATGCAACATATGTGGGCGCCTTGGCGCATTGACTACATTTTGGGTCCCAAACCCGATACATGTGTATTTTGCATTCCTGAACACACAGACGAAGATGAAGAACGCCTCATCCTTTACAGAGGCGAAAAGAACTTCATCATCATGAATAAATATCCATATAACGTGGGTCACATTATGGTAATGCCGTATGAACATACGAATTGCATCACCAAACTTGCTGCAAATGTGACACACGAATTGATGGACTTGCTGCAACTGTCCACCACTATTGTCAAAAAAACATTTAACCCTACTGGGATCAACATCGGTCTCAATCTTGGCACTTCCGCAGGTGCTGGCATTCGTGAACATCTTCATTATCACATCGTTCCACGTTGGGATGGTGATTCGTCATTTATGGCAACGTTTGCTGATGTACGGCTTATCTCTGAACATCTTCAGGGAACTTATGCTAAATTGAAACCTCATTTTGATGCCCTGCCGTAG